The Pirellulimonas nuda genome includes a region encoding these proteins:
- a CDS encoding SDR family NAD(P)-dependent oxidoreductase — protein sequence MNDDFSLSGKVAVVTGASRGLGQEFGRALARAGADLIVTSRDAADLASFCEEIAALGRRTHPLALDVRSQESIAGFGPAAIEAFGQVDILVNNAGCNVRKPAVEVTWDDWNLVLETNLRGTFFVSQALAPHMIGRRYGRVINIGSVTSVFGYAGLTPYCASRGGVKQLTMSLADDWGPHGVTVNCLAPGWFKTQQNRVLYENEAWVEYLKERIPLKRPGQPGDLAGAIVFLASDASRYMTGQTMLIDGGITTGSTKATV from the coding sequence ATGAACGATGATTTTAGCCTATCCGGGAAAGTAGCAGTGGTGACCGGCGCCAGCCGAGGGCTCGGCCAAGAGTTCGGCCGCGCGTTGGCCCGCGCCGGGGCCGACCTGATCGTCACCAGCCGCGACGCGGCCGATCTCGCCTCGTTTTGCGAGGAGATCGCCGCCCTGGGCCGCCGCACCCATCCGCTGGCGCTCGACGTGCGCAGCCAAGAGAGCATCGCCGGGTTCGGCCCCGCCGCCATTGAGGCGTTCGGCCAGGTAGACATCCTGGTGAACAACGCGGGCTGCAACGTCCGCAAACCGGCCGTCGAGGTGACCTGGGACGACTGGAACTTGGTGCTAGAGACCAACCTCCGCGGCACGTTCTTTGTCAGTCAGGCGCTGGCGCCTCACATGATCGGGCGCCGCTACGGCCGCGTCATCAACATCGGCTCGGTCACCAGCGTGTTCGGCTACGCCGGCCTCACCCCGTACTGCGCCAGCCGCGGCGGCGTGAAGCAGCTCACCATGAGCCTGGCGGACGACTGGGGCCCCCACGGCGTGACGGTCAACTGCCTGGCGCCCGGCTGGTTCAAGACCCAGCAGAACCGCGTGCTGTACGAGAACGAGGCGTGGGTAGAGTACCTCAAGGAACGCATCCCGCTCAAACGGCCGGGTCAACCGGGCGACCTGGCGGGGGCGATCGTGTTCCTCGCGTCCGACGCCAGCCGCTACATGA
- the cysS gene encoding cysteine--tRNA ligase, whose product MAPIQIYNTLAKRKEPFETVRPGKVGIYLCGPTVYGQAHIGHMVGPVIFDCIKRFLVYSGYDVNWVVNITDVDDKLINKANERGITMLEVAEENIADYESNLAALGVDQIDHFPRATECMPEIIALVKKLVDEGFAYASEGDVYFDVAKDREYGKLSNRSVDALQGDGGGQAARKRSAADFALWKSAKPGEPSWESPWGAGRPGWHIECSAMSKKLLGETFDIHGGGLDLVFPHHENEIAQSECCHGKPMAKYWAHNGLLRKDAGAGKIGGRAEREGQAAGAEPAAPSTSNESGGKMSRSSGAGGLADLIARQGGERIRFFLLRTHYRSTVMFSEPAIEEAAVGLETFYRLFKRFERASKADFYALTAPTSRGASRISQGVDPALEAAEKCREKFLAAMDDDFNTGGAVAELFELAKIANKYCETHDLEGKGLGDAASLASLELLMTTIKELGNILGIFQQPPAAQGADDLLDQAMHIVIDLRAEARKAKNFAIADQVRDGLAPTGIVLEDRAGGTEWTGGVDGSLDGVMALLIELRQTARKNKDFATSDAVRDRLAAIGVVLEDRAGGTEWTRS is encoded by the coding sequence ATGGCCCCGATCCAGATCTACAACACCCTCGCCAAGCGGAAAGAACCCTTTGAAACCGTCCGCCCCGGCAAGGTCGGGATCTACTTGTGCGGCCCCACGGTCTACGGTCAGGCCCACATCGGGCACATGGTCGGGCCGGTGATCTTCGACTGCATCAAGCGGTTTTTGGTGTACAGCGGGTACGACGTGAACTGGGTCGTCAATATTACCGACGTCGACGACAAGCTGATCAACAAAGCCAACGAGCGCGGCATCACGATGCTCGAGGTGGCCGAGGAGAACATCGCCGACTACGAGTCGAACCTCGCGGCGCTCGGCGTCGATCAAATCGACCACTTCCCGCGGGCCACCGAGTGCATGCCGGAGATTATCGCGCTGGTCAAGAAGCTGGTCGACGAGGGCTTCGCCTACGCGTCGGAGGGGGACGTCTATTTCGACGTCGCCAAGGACCGTGAGTACGGCAAGCTATCGAACCGGTCGGTCGACGCGCTGCAGGGCGACGGCGGCGGGCAGGCGGCGCGTAAGCGCAGCGCCGCCGACTTTGCCCTCTGGAAGAGCGCCAAGCCGGGCGAGCCGAGCTGGGAGAGCCCCTGGGGCGCCGGGCGCCCGGGCTGGCACATCGAGTGCTCCGCGATGAGCAAGAAGCTGCTGGGCGAGACGTTCGACATCCACGGCGGCGGACTCGACCTAGTGTTCCCGCACCACGAGAACGAGATCGCCCAGAGTGAGTGCTGCCACGGCAAACCGATGGCCAAGTACTGGGCCCACAACGGGCTGCTGCGCAAGGACGCCGGCGCCGGCAAGATCGGCGGACGCGCCGAACGCGAAGGCCAAGCAGCGGGGGCAGAGCCGGCGGCCCCGTCCACAAGCAACGAGAGCGGCGGCAAGATGAGCCGCAGCTCGGGCGCCGGCGGCTTGGCCGACCTGATCGCCCGTCAGGGGGGCGAGCGGATCCGCTTCTTCTTGCTCCGCACCCACTACCGCAGCACGGTGATGTTCAGCGAGCCGGCCATCGAGGAAGCGGCCGTGGGGCTAGAGACCTTCTACCGGCTGTTTAAGCGGTTCGAGCGTGCATCGAAGGCGGATTTCTACGCACTGACCGCCCCCACCAGCCGCGGCGCCAGCCGGATCTCCCAGGGGGTCGACCCCGCGCTCGAAGCGGCCGAGAAGTGCCGCGAGAAGTTCCTCGCCGCGATGGACGACGACTTCAACACCGGCGGCGCGGTGGCGGAGTTGTTCGAGCTGGCGAAGATCGCCAACAAGTACTGCGAGACGCACGATCTGGAGGGAAAGGGATTGGGGGACGCTGCATCGCTGGCCTCGCTCGAGTTGCTGATGACGACCATCAAGGAGTTGGGTAACATCCTCGGCATCTTTCAGCAGCCCCCTGCCGCCCAAGGGGCCGACGACCTGCTCGACCAAGCGATGCACATCGTCATCGACCTCCGCGCCGAGGCCCGCAAGGCAAAGAACTTCGCGATCGCCGATCAGGTGCGCGACGGCCTGGCCCCGACAGGCATCGTGCTGGAAGACCGCGCCGGCGGCACGGAGTGGACCGGCGGGGTGGACGGCTCGCTCGATGGCGTAATGGCGCTGCTGATCGAGCTGCGTCAGACCGCCCGCAAGAACAAGGACTTTGCGACCTCCGACGCGGTGCGCGACCGCCTCGCGGCGATCGGCGTGGTGCTGGAAGACCGCGCCGGGGGGACGGAGTGGACACGGTCGTGA
- the ruvC gene encoding crossover junction endodeoxyribonuclease RuvC: protein MRILGIDPGLNTTGYGVIDASAARVRLVEAGIVRGGAGKSLAHRVGEIYAGVADVIESLKPESLGIEELYSHYERPRTAILMGHARGVIVLAAVRAGLPVTHYAATQIKKTLTGSGRAPKSQMQLAIQRELGLRSLPEPADVADALAIAVTHWYVGCRSPAS from the coding sequence ATGCGTATCCTCGGCATCGACCCCGGCCTGAACACCACCGGCTACGGCGTGATCGACGCCTCCGCCGCGCGGGTGCGGCTGGTGGAGGCGGGCATCGTACGCGGCGGGGCCGGCAAGTCGTTGGCGCACCGCGTCGGTGAGATCTACGCCGGTGTGGCCGACGTGATTGAGTCGCTCAAGCCCGAATCGCTGGGGATTGAAGAGCTGTACTCGCACTACGAACGCCCGCGGACCGCCATCTTGATGGGGCACGCGCGGGGCGTGATCGTGCTGGCGGCGGTGCGTGCGGGGCTGCCGGTCACGCACTACGCGGCGACTCAGATCAAGAAGACGCTCACCGGCAGCGGCCGGGCGCCCAAGTCGCAGATGCAGCTCGCCATCCAGCGCGAGCTGGGACTACGGAGCCTCCCCGAACCGGCGGACGTAGCCGACGCGCTCGCTATTGCGGTGACCCACTGGTACGTCGGCTGCCGCTCGCCGGCTTCATAG
- the mtnC gene encoding acireductone synthase produces MHLVQGVLLDVEGTTSAVAYVYDVMFPYARQGMQGYLDTNWGSESLAEAAEQVARDAGHASLDAWRHASGSDPQRLVLDEAIRLMDADVKATGLKQLQGLVWQSGFESGELRAHVFPDVPPALAAWRAAGVDVRVYSSGSIHAQRLFFGHSEAGDLLPQLSGHYDTTTGPKREAASYAQIAADWGLPAAGVLFLSDIVAELDAASTAGMQTALVVRPGNAAVEPGHGHPVVETFAALPLTGVGR; encoded by the coding sequence ATGCACTTAGTTCAAGGCGTGCTGCTTGATGTCGAGGGGACAACCTCCGCGGTGGCCTACGTCTACGACGTGATGTTCCCCTACGCACGCCAGGGGATGCAGGGCTATCTGGACACAAACTGGGGCAGCGAGTCGCTCGCCGAAGCGGCCGAACAGGTCGCCCGCGACGCTGGCCACGCCTCCCTGGACGCGTGGCGGCACGCGTCGGGCAGCGACCCACAGCGGCTGGTGCTGGACGAAGCAATCCGGCTGATGGACGCCGACGTCAAAGCGACCGGCCTCAAGCAACTCCAGGGCCTGGTCTGGCAGTCGGGTTTCGAGTCGGGCGAGCTGCGGGCCCACGTTTTTCCGGACGTCCCCCCTGCCCTGGCGGCGTGGCGGGCCGCGGGCGTCGATGTGCGGGTCTACTCCTCGGGCAGCATCCACGCCCAACGGCTGTTCTTTGGGCACAGCGAAGCGGGCGATCTGCTGCCGCAGCTCAGCGGGCACTACGACACCACCACCGGCCCGAAACGCGAGGCCGCGAGCTACGCCCAGATCGCCGCCGATTGGGGCCTGCCGGCGGCGGGCGTGCTGTTCCTCAGTGACATTGTCGCCGAGCTCGACGCTGCCAGCACGGCCGGCATGCAGACAGCGCTGGTGGTGCGGCCCGGCAATGCAGCGGTCGAGCCGGGGCATGGCCACCCGGTGGTCGAAACGTTCGCGGCCTTGCCGCTCACCGGGGTCGGGCGTTAG
- a CDS encoding zinc-dependent alcohol dehydrogenase produces the protein MKALQLTEYRRLEMIEAPTPEIAADEALIRVSACGVCGSDVHGYDGSTGRRRPPLVMGHEAAGVVERIGAAVDGLAAGDRVTFDSTISCGECGYCRGGQINLCDNRQVLGVSCEDYRRHGAFAEFVAVPQRVLYKLPSELPMEHAALIEAVSVAVHAVARTPLQDEAATVVVGAGMIGLLVVQALRVAGAGQIIAVDIDADRLALAQKFGATHTILSRDRSPVDEVLSLTAGRGADASFEVVGATPTFNTAVNCVRKGGTVTLVGNVSPNVEAPLQAIVTRELTLYGSCASSGEYPRCIELMASGQIDVAPLISACVPLEEGPAWFERLYAREPGLMKVVLKP, from the coding sequence ATGAAGGCGCTCCAACTCACCGAGTACCGCCGCCTGGAGATGATCGAGGCGCCCACGCCCGAAATCGCCGCGGACGAGGCCCTGATCCGCGTCTCTGCCTGCGGCGTTTGCGGCAGCGACGTGCACGGCTACGACGGCAGCACCGGCCGCCGGAGGCCGCCGCTGGTGATGGGGCACGAGGCCGCGGGCGTGGTCGAGCGGATTGGCGCCGCGGTTGACGGGCTGGCCGCGGGCGACCGTGTGACGTTCGACTCCACGATCTCCTGCGGCGAGTGCGGCTACTGCCGCGGGGGCCAGATCAACCTGTGCGACAACCGCCAGGTGCTGGGCGTGTCGTGCGAGGACTACCGCCGGCACGGCGCCTTTGCGGAGTTCGTGGCCGTGCCGCAGCGGGTCTTGTACAAGCTCCCCAGCGAGCTGCCGATGGAGCACGCGGCCCTGATCGAGGCGGTCTCGGTGGCCGTGCACGCCGTCGCCCGCACCCCGTTGCAGGACGAGGCCGCCACGGTAGTGGTCGGCGCCGGCATGATCGGCCTGCTGGTGGTTCAGGCCCTGCGAGTGGCGGGCGCCGGGCAGATCATCGCGGTCGATATCGACGCCGACCGGCTTGCGCTCGCCCAGAAGTTCGGGGCGACACACACCATCCTGAGCCGCGACAGAAGCCCTGTGGACGAGGTCCTGAGCCTCACCGCCGGCCGCGGCGCGGACGCCTCGTTCGAGGTGGTCGGCGCTACGCCCACCTTCAACACCGCGGTCAACTGCGTCCGCAAAGGTGGCACGGTCACGCTCGTGGGCAACGTATCGCCCAACGTCGAGGCGCCGCTGCAAGCGATCGTCACCCGCGAGCTCACCCTGTACGGCTCCTGCGCCTCGTCCGGCGAGTACCCCCGCTGCATCGAGCTGATGGCTTCTGGTCAGATCGACGTGGCCCCGCTGATCAGCGCCTGCGTGCCGCTGGAAGAAGGCCCCGCCTGGTTCGAGCGTTTGTACGCCCGTGAACCCGGCCTGATGAAAGTCGTCCTGAAGCCCTAG